A genomic segment from Daphnia pulex isolate KAP4 chromosome 5, ASM2113471v1 encodes:
- the LOC124194830 gene encoding uncharacterized protein LOC124194830 — MATKIKPGEDADYDEDYAVELANMKAKRKTLRRQITVSNTQVETLTNSRGSRGAIQGLLRHLNDLILRASQLQTDISTMEDDEEEAERQDANHLGYVTRVGELSANAQNYIRSRDGDAASIVGPNVVPDRDPPLPPVSPSEILRREQARQEEIAATRLRAERAREQAVRTRQQADQAWEEADAAQAALRLLGVEPPGGSIPPDDDHFTSISQQINNTTPLAKTLLDQQRQKNLDSTQETPDTWIDLYSAGRLPPVITARSTRSSVSAELEPFDGKALEWFSWIDLFRALVHDTPKSPGEKLALLKRFLRGDCLDLVYGLGGGEAAYIEALVRLKQTCGRRDVMRAAHHQAIQKLETKQDPASFKRFAERIRTHLFDLSRIGETGTTDLIEKICLKLHLNDRLAWNEDRRGRIEDRSLNTFGMWLCSRASAYQNAFSIAADQVNPTSSKPSNQRRQARTNQSSAKMAGEQKQVSFPFAGKPFCFKCEKGHRLPDCEDFKSLSVGERLTFCMRRRLCFSCFSTKHSVYECDKRKPCKHSGCGYYHHPLLHHVAKEKPPTETEETARPTTARIGAPRQVTMGMLRLPVMADDGSWVLANIFFDEGSDSTLMRSAFATALKLRGPRQILAVDGAGGIINRYPSTRVQFRVRAADGNIFSLEGSTMKTVASPTPITDWNKEKSHWSHLKNLPLGETGGKVDVLIGLDHAHLLAVRDSRVGEEKEPIASKTAFGWVVRGVVNGRVNSASARSCKISGFTSLANLATEMRRFCDTEDYGTEHQVGCLSPENKRALAIVQEKTRRLEVGYEVPIIWREGEPDLTNNRPMAENRFRSMLNRFKRQPEFEEDYRAAVRKYFDKGYASRVPDPATAKYFLAHHGVYKGKKLRVVYDAAAPFKGKCLNDSIISGPALQPSLAAVITLFREGAVAWASDIEAMFSRFRLSIEDRDYFCFLWQEKDDIEPIVCRMDRLPFGASCSPFVAIYGVRRILKDTGAPDKVVCAVEEKMYVDDYLGSATSVTEAVEEAVTVKNSLSAADLNLQGWISNSPEFLLEVSKTDRPVTATPSAHPLTSESTEKVLGVVWDTNSDTLGFLVAKSSDAALTRVSLVSKVAGVFDPLGTASPLIVKAKIRLRALGLKGLDWSDEITGDDEIWWRSWFIALEQLNTLRMPRCLFPEEAQIIDAELHTFCDASEEAYAAVIYLRVQYSDGHVLVRQVRAANKLAPMKTISIPKLELNAALLGARLLRTVHSTLKSKIKGRKLWTDSSTVRNWIRATAAYYQIFVSNRIGEIQTITQPEEWRFIPGKLNPADLATRSSLDEQPIPPVWLNGPDFLLQSEDHWPPDLPWMAVKEEIRPSRSYTAVVEKSADRWKEIHIGPEDVPALSKLDEKYLELVRLCQSEVYEEELHRFKKGKQLHSTSSLLALAPILGSDCVLRLGGRAGRAKLPYDQLHPPLLPGSHPFTEMIIRAFHEHLQHVGTDFLLSYIRQHFWITSGREAVKRVRRNCTICRRNRAKPGEQLMGDLPDSRLDSGSLPFTRTAVDLFGPFEVGLARNRTTKRWGVLFTCMVTRAVFLELVPSLSTSDFLLALRKFISLYRKPEVIHSDNGTNFVGAERELREAVEEMYASQAIPDFMKGVSIKWTFQPPRTPHFGGAHESLVRSTKKALYNALEQEKNSFRHPTEDLLRTLLYEFRSGGFPPVNAERFSKSAANCISTSWII, encoded by the exons ATGGCCACAAAGATCAAGCCAGGAGAAGATGCTGATTATGACGAAGACTACGCCGTTGAGCTGGCAAATATGAAGGCGAAGAGGAAAACCCTGCGTCGTCAGATCACGGTGTCAAACACACAGGTCGAGACTCTGACTAACTCCAGAGGCTCACGGGGAGCCATTCAAGGTTTACTACGCCATCTCAACGACTTAATACTCCGAGCCTCACAGCTTCAGACCGACATCTCTACCATGGAAGATGACGAGGAAGAAGCCGAAAGACAAGACGCCAATCACTTGGGTTATGTCACGCGTGTTGGTGAGCTGTCTGCCAACGCTCAAAATTATATCAGGAGTAGAGATGGAGATGCAGCGTCCATTGTTGGACCGAACGTCGTTCCGGATCGAGACCCACCTCTACCTCCCGTTTCTCCATCTGAAATTCTCCGGCGAGAGCAAGCTCGTCAAGAGGAAATTGCAGCCACTCGACTGAGAGCTGAGAGAGCCCGAGAGCAAGCTGTGAGGACCCGCCAGCAAGCAGATCAAGCATGGGAGGAAGCGGACGCAGCACAAGCTGCCCTTAGGCTACTCGGCGTCGAACCTCCCGGAGGATCGATACCACCAGATGATGACCATTTCACTTCCATCAGTCAACAGATCAACAACACCACTCCGCTAGCGAAGACATTGTTGGATCAACAACGTCAGAAGAATCTCGATAGCACTCAAGAAACTCCTGACACCTGGATCGATCTGTATAGTGCTGGCCGTCTACCTCCTGTTATCACTGCTCGTAGTACACGCTCATCAGTATCGGCGGAATTGGAACCTTTCGACGGAAAGGCTTTGGAGTGGTTTTCCTGGATCGATTTGTTTCGAGCATTGGTGCACGATACCCCCAAGTCCCCCGGAGAGAAGTTAGCCCTTTTAAAGAGATTTCTCCGAGGAGACTGTTTGGACCTGGTATACGGACTAGGAGGTGGTGAAGCAGCCTACATCGAGGCCCTGGTTCGGCTGAAGCAGACATGTGGCCGCCGAGACGTCATGAGAGCAGCACATCACCAAGCCATCCAGAAGTTAGAGACGAAGCAAGATCCGGCGTCATTCAAGAGATTTGCCGAACGTATCCGCACACATTTATTCGACCTTAGCCGAATTGGAGAGACGGGGACGACGGATTTGATTGAGAAGATTTGTCTCAAATTACATCTAAACGATCGGTTGGCCTGGAATGAAGACAGACGGGGACGGATCGAAGATCGAAGCTTGAACACCTTCGGAATGTGGCTATGTTCCCGTGCTTCCGCGTATCAGAACGCTTTCAGCATCGCAGCCGATCAAGTCAATCCAACTTCGTCAAAACCGAGCAATCAACGACGCCAAGCCCGGACCAATCAGAGTTCAGCAAAGATGGCAGgtgaacaaaaacaagtttctttcCCCTTCGCTGGAAAACCGTTCTGTTTTAAATGCGAGAAAGGACACAGATTGCCGGATTGTGAAGATTTTAAATCACTTTCCGTCGGGGAGCGTCTGACTTTCTGCATGCGCCGTCGTCTTTGTTTCAGTTGCTTCTCGACTAAACATTCAGTTTACGAATGTGACAAGCGAAAGCCGTGTAAACACTCTGGTTGCGGCTATTACCATCACCCGCTGTTACACCATGTTGCCAAGGAAAAACCGCCGACAGAAACCGAAGAAACGGCTCGACCTACAACCGCAAGAATCGGAGCCCCTCGACAAGTCACCATGGGTATGCTGCGTCTTCCAGTGATGGCTGACGACGGAAGTTGGGTGTTAGCCAACATCTTCTTCGACGAAGGTAGCGATTCAACTCTAATGCGAAGTGCCTTCGCCACGGCCCTGAAACTCCGCGGCCCACGTCAGATCTTAGCTGTGGACGGAGCTGGCGGAATAATCAACCGCTATCCATCGACCAGGGTCCAGTTTCGAGTTCGAGCGGCGGATGGCAATATCTTCTCTCTAGAAGGATCTACCATGAAAACTGTAGCCAGCCCTACACCCATCACCGACTGGAACAAGGAGAAGTCTCATTGGTCTCATCTTAAAAACCTTCCGCTCGGCGAAACAGGAGGAAAGGTCGACGTCTTGATCGGGCTAGATCATGCACACCTGCTGGCCGTCCGAGATTCAAGAGTTGGTGAAGAAAAGGAACCTATCGCCTCCAAGACCGCCTTCGGATGGGTCGTGAGAGGAGTCGTCAATGGACGAGTAAATTCGGCTTCCGCCCGTAGCTGCAAGATTTCCGGATTTACTTCCTTAGCCAACCTCGCTACTGAAATGCGCCGATTCTGCGACACAGAAGATTATGGAACGGAGCATCAAGTCGGCTGCCTGTCGCCCGAGAATAAACGCGCTCTCGCAATTGTCCAAGAGAAAACCAGGAGATTGGAAGTCGGATACGAAGTGCCGATCATATGGCGAGAAGGAGAACCCGACTTGACCAACAATCGTCCGATGGCCGAAAATAGATTCCGTAGCATGTTGAATCGATTCAAACGTCAGCCAGAATTCGAAGAGGATTACCGAGCAGCTGTCCGGAAATACTTCGACAAAGGTTACGCTTCCCGTGTTCCTGATCCAGCTACCGCAAAATACTTCCTAGCCCATCATGGAGTTTACAAAGGAAAGAAGCTACGTGTGGTCTACGACGCCGCTGCCCCGTTCAAGGGAAAATGTCTCAACGATTCGATAATCAGTGGCCCAGCTCTTCAACCATCTTTGGCGGCCGTCATCACTCTTTTCCGAGAGGGAGCCGTAGCCTGGGCGTCCGATATCGAAGCCATGTTCAGCCGCTTCCGGCTTTCCATCGAAGACCGGGATTACTTCTGTTTCCTATGGCAGGAGAAAGACGACATCGAACCAATTGTTTGTCGGATGGACCGACTTCCTTTCGGAGCCAGCTGCTCCCCTTTCGTGGCCATTTATGGAGTGCGCCGCATCCTGAAGGACACCGGAGCACCAGACAAGGTGGTTTGTGCCGTCGAGGAGAAAATGTATGTAGATGACTATTTAGGATCCGCAACATCCGTTACTGAAGCAGTTGAAGAAGCCGTCACAGTCAAAAACTCCTTGTCCGCTGCTGATCTCAATCTTCAAGGATGGATCTCAAATTCGCCGGAATTTTTACTGGAGGTGTCGAAGACCGATCGGCCGGTAACAGCTACACCTTCCGCTCATCCGCTCACCAGTGAGAGCACAGAAAAGGTTCTTGGCGTCGTCTGGGACACCAATTCTGACACTTTAGGATTCCTAGTAGCCAAATCATCCGACGCAGCCCTAACTCGCGTCAGTCTGGTCAGCAAGGTAGCCGGTGTGTTCGACCCGCTTGGAACGGCTTCGCCGTTGATCGTCAAGGCCAAGATTCGTCTAAGAGCATTGGGTCTCAAGGGACTCGACTGGAGCGACGAAATTACCGGTGACGACGAGATTTGGTGGCGTAGCTGGTTCATCGCTTTGGAACAACTTAACACATTGAGGATGCCACGATGCTTATTTCCGGAAGAAGCCCAAATCATCGACGCCGAACTTCATACCTTCTGTGATGCTTCGGAAGAGGCCTATGCTGCAGTGATTTATCTTCGCGTCCAATACTCCGACGGTCACGTTTTGGTTCGACAGGTACGAGCAGCGAACAAGCTCGCGCCGATGAAGACGATTTCCATTCCCAAACTCGAGCTCAACGCAGCCCTGTTGGGCGCTCGCCTCCTACGGACCGTTCACTCAACCCtcaaatcgaaaatcaagGGACGGAAGCTTTGGACAGATAGCAGCACCGTCCGAAACTGGATTCGGGCCACGGCGGCCTATTATCAAATATTCGTCAGTAACCGGATAGGCGAGATCCAGACAATCACCCAGCCTGAAGAATGGCGATTTATTCCGGGAAAATTAAATCCAGCGGATCTGGCCACCCGCTCCTCCCTGGACGAACAGCCCATCCCACCCGTTTGGTTGAATGGGCCGGACTTTTTACTTCAGTCTGAAGACCATTGGCCACCCGATCTACCGTGGATGGCGGTAAAGGAGGAAATCCGCCCGAGTCGCTCCTATACTGCTGTGGTGGAGAAATCTGCTGACCGGTGGAAAGAAATCCACATTGGCCCCGAAGATGTTCCAGCGCTCTCCAAATTGGATGAAAAATATCTGGAGCTGGTCCGGTTGTGCCAATCTGAAGTTTATGAAGAGGAACTACACCGATTCAAAAAGGGCAAACAGCTTCACTCTACATCCAGTTTGCTGGCTTTGGCCCCTATTTTAGGTTCTGATTGTGTGTTGCGACTCGGAGGACGAGCTGGACGCGCAAAGTTACCTTACGACCAGCTGCATCCCCCCCTTCTTCCTGGAAGCCATCCGTTCACCGAAATGATCATCCGCGCTTTCCACGAACATCTCCAACACGTTGGGACGGACTTTCTGCTCAGTTACATCCGTCAGCATTTTTGGATTACCAGCGGAAGAGAAGCAGTGAAAAGAGTCCGTCGCAACTGTACCATTTGTCGGCGCAATCGGGCCAAGCCAGGCGAACAATTGATGGGAGACCTTCCCGATTCACGGCTCGATTCCGGCTCTCTCCCGTTTACTCGTACTGCCGTCGACTTATTTGGGCCATTTGAGGTTGGCCTTGCCCGAAACCGAACGACTAAGCGTTGGGGCGTGTTGTTTACCTGCATGGTCACCCGCGCCGTATTCCTGGAGCTCGTCCCGTCGCTCTCAACAAGCGATTTTCTGTTGGCCCTacgaaaattcatttctctctacAGAAAGCCCGAGGTAATTCATTCTGATAATGGAACCAATTTTGTCGGTGCCGAAAGAGAGCTGCGGGAAGCCGTCGAAGAAATGTACGCGTCCCAGGCGATCCCAGATTTCATGAAAGGGGTCAGCATCAAATGGACCTTCCAACCGCCTCGGACACCTCATTTTGGAGGCGCCCACGAATCGTTGGTCCGTTCCACCAAGAAGGCGTTATACAACGCCTTGGAGCAAGAAAAGAACAGCTTCCGTCACCCGACTGAAGATTTGCTCAGAACATTATTGTATGAA TTCCGATCCGGCGGATTTCCGCCCGTTAACGCCGAACGATTTTCTAAATCGGCCGCCAACTGCATATCCACCAGCTGGATCATTTGA